GGCGTGCTGGTAATACAGACGTTGATTGCGCGAGCCCATGTAGCTGGCCAGGAATTTAAGGCCGGTGTGGGCGTACCAGGTGAACTTGCCGCTCGTGGAATAGAGGTCGCCCGAGTTGCCGGGCAGACGGGCCGGGTTGGGGCTGGTGTAGACGCCCTCCGGGTCGAGCACGCGGGTCTCGGGCAGGCCGTCCCCGTTGCGGTCCTCCCAGTAGACATCGGCGAAGGAGTTGACCGAAAGCTCCTGCACCCCGGGCGCGATGGCATCCGCATCCAGCAGGCCCACCTTGCGTGCGGCCGAGGAAGAGGGGTCGTAGAGGCCGAGCTCAGCCAGGCTGCGGTTGAGCCGGTCGACAAAGCGCCGGTCCACGCCCCGGAAACCGCCCTGGCCGCCGCTGGGTGCAGGGCTGGCATCGGCAAGGCCGGTGGCCTCGGCCGAGAGGAAGAACCCGGCGAACCCGGGCAGGGGCAGCGGCCCGGCGGCCTCGAAAGAGAGCTCGTTATGGCCGTAGTCGCTGCCGCGCGGCATGGGAGCGTCGCTGATCAGTTGCACCGCTCCGGTGTAGGTGGTTCCGCCCTCGCGCGAGACAATGTTGATCACACCGCTTTCGGCCTGGCCGTACTCGGCGTTGAACCCGCCGGTGATGACATTGACTTCCTCGACCGAGTTGCGGCCCACCACCAGGGGGGTGTTGTCCGTGCTAAGACGGTCGCTGGCATAGGGCTGCTCGCTGAACGAGCGGACAAGGATACCGTCGATGTAGACCGCCTCGCTGCCCAGACGGCTGCCGCGGATACTGAACCGTCCGGCCTCGTTCTGCACCACTCCGGCCTTGAGGGCCAGGGCGTCCTCGATGCGTTCCACGGGCATGGACTCGGAGAAATCGCTGTCCAGGCGCTGCTTGCTCTGCACGTTGTCGCGGGGGACCAGCGGCTCGGGCGAGGCCTCCACCACCAGGGCCTCCAGCTCGATCACAGCCTGCTGCAGGGAGGCATCCTGGGTGATTGTCTGCCCGGCCTGGACCCGCACGCCCTCGACCCGGGCCGAGGTGTAGCCGGTGTAGCCGAAACCGAGGCTGTGCTCGCCGGGCGGAACATTCAGTATGAAAAAGTAACCCTTGGCGTTCGTTATATTGCCCAGGGTGGTCCCCTCGACCCGCACCTGGCAGCCGGCCAGGGGTTGGCCGCTCTCCTTGTCGGTGACAGTGCCATCGATCTTTCCGCTGCTCTGCGCCAGAAGGCCGAGCGGCAGCAGGGTCAGCAGGAAGATAAGGGCGAGGCTGGGAGCAGGTCTCATCGGCGGGGGGCGCTCGATTGAGGGTTAGCTGGTATTCAGGAGAAAAGTATCGGTCACACCGGGCCGGACAGGCCCCGGCAAAGGAATGCGCTCCCCACGGGCGGCAAACCCTGGAGGGCTTTTTATTTTACCCGAAAAGCGAAGCGGGTGTCAAGTGGGATAAACGCGTGAGCAAGCCGAAAAGCCGGTCCAGTGGGCATTATCCCGAAAAAAAAGCGCCCCTTCACTGAAAGCAAAGGGGCGCTTCGAACGTGCAGCTATCCAGCCCGGTCTTACTTCGATTTCCAGACAATGGGCATCGCCATTCTGACCGCGACCGGCTCGCCGCGGTTGAGGGCGGGATGGAACTTCATCTGCTTGGCCCATTCCACCGCGATCTGATCCAGCTCGGGGTAGCCCGAGGAGACGGCGATCTTGGTGCGCTGCGGGTCGACATCACCGGTCTTGGTGACGAAGAACTCGATCTTGGTGGTCACGTTGACCCGGGCGCGGGCTATGTACGAGGGCATCTCGGGCCGCGGAGGCATGCTCTTGAGCTTGGGCATCACCTCGGCCACCATCAGGAACTCCTCAACCTCCACCTTTTCCTCCTGAACCGGGACTTCCGGGATCAGGTCGGGCGGGGGCGGAGTGGTTTCATCGATGGTGATGTCCTCGTTGACCTCTTCCTGCGCGGCGATAGGCACGCTGGGCTTGGCCAGGGCCTTGGGCGGAGGCGGGATGACGACCTCAGGCGGAAGCTCGAGGGCCTCCATCGCGGACTCTTCACGCATAGCCACCTCGCCGCTGAACGAGGGAGTGGCGATGATGAACGTTATATGACCGAACAGCGAGAGGAATACACTGATCGCGAAAAACTTACCGTAGCGCTGCTTGAAACGGAAGTTCGCGCTCTCGACAACCTTGACGCTGCCGGACTTGGGAGTGCTGTTTTCAGCCATATTTGGCCCCCTATCTCCTCAGGTCCAGGGTTTCTTTTTCCAGGTTGGTGGCGAACATGACCTGAACGGTGTTGGCCTGTTTGAGCATTTCGAGAGCCACGTTGATCTTACGGTAATTCAGATCGCGGTCGGCGCGGAAGGCGATCAGGATCTTGCCTTTCCGGTTGGCCGATTCGAGCTTCAGCTTCTCGACCAAAGCGCTCTGACGCGCGGGATCGGCGAGGTTGTAGGCGACGTCATCGACGTACACCAAGCCTTCCTCGTTGATTCCAGGCGTGGAAGGGTCGTCCTTGTTCACCCAGACATGCAGAATATTTTTACTCTTGAATTCGGTCTTTTTCAGGGCCGTCGCCTCGGGCCAGGCGATCTTCAACGGGGTTTCCTTGCGGAACACCGTCGTAACCAGGAAGAAAATGAGGAGAAGGAAAGCGATGTCGGCCAGCGAGCCGGTGGGCACGGTGGCTCCTACGCCGCTTTTCCGCTTGAATCCCCCCATCTTTTTTGAACGTACATCCACCTTCGGCTCCTTTCAATCGGTATTACCGCGAACGTGCGGCAGCGGCCGCTCAGGCGGCGCACCCGTCGTTCCGGACCCGAAACGTCATTCCCCGAGCATCTGCAGGGAAATCCGGGTGGCCTCGGCCTCCTGCAGCTCGTCCAGCACCTGGACCATCATGTTGTAGGTGGCATCCGGGCTGGTCTTGACCGCGGCAATGACCTTCGGGTTGAGCGAAATCTCCTGCCGCATCCGCTCGGCCAGACCATCGACCGGGATCGGGGGCTCCTCGGGGTTTTTGCCCTTTTTCAGCACGACCCGTCCATCCGGCTGGACCATGATATGGAGCATGTTCTTCTGACTGATCTGGACTTCCTCGGCCTTGGACTCGGGCAACAGCATTTCAAGGCCCTTTTCCTCGTTGAACGTCGTGGTGACGAGGAAAAAGATCAGCAGCAGGAATGCGATATCGGCCAAGGATGAGGTCGGGCACTCGGGCATGCCTTTATCTTTTTTTCTCAACAGCATTAAATCGCCCTCCGGCAGATCCGCTGAATCCCTGTAAGGGAATTATCCAGCTTATCGTAAAGGTATGTGCTGGCCTGACCCGCCCAGTGCAGACTGACAGCGCACAGGACGAATCAGCGGGGCCGCGAAACTTACTTGGCCTTGTTCTCCAGCTCAATCACGGCCTCGACGATATTCTGGGAGCTTTCCTCCATGTCCAGGATCAGGCGGTCGATCTTGGTGACAAAATAGTTATGGAACATCTGCACCGGCAGAGCGATGGTCAGACCGGCGGCGGTGGTGATCAGAGCTTCCTTGATACCGCCAGCCACGGCCTGCGGGCTGACTTCACCCATCTTCTCGATGACGGCAAAGGCGTTGATCATACCGGACACCGTCCCGAGGAACCCGAACATCGGGGCCACCGAGATGATCGTAGCCATGGAGATAAGACCCCGCTCCAGGAAGGCCAGTTCGATGGTGCCGGTGTTCTCGATGGCCTTGAGCACGCGCTCGCTGCCCTCTTTAACCTTGCGCAGACCGGCCAGCATGATCGCGGCCACCGGGCCCTCGGTGTTCTCACACAGCTCGACCGCGCCCTGGATGTTCTTTTCAGCCATGAAAGCATTGACCTGTTTGAGCAGGCGGCGGGTCTTGACACTGGCCATGGTCAAGGTGGTGTACTTCACGATGACGATTGCCAGACCCCAGATGGAGCAGATAGCCAGGGGAATCATGAAAATTCCGCCCTTTACACAGAAGTCTCCGAACGGAGTGGAGAAGAACCACTGGCTCAGGTTGTTATACAGAAGCCAATTAATCATTATACCTCGACCTCCACCTTAAAATTAGGGGTAAGAAGAAGAAAGGCAGGCAATTCTTTAGACTTATTAGAGATAGCTCCCGGTTGATTAAGGTTTTCTAAACTACTATCCGCTAAAATACTTGTCAAGCAATTTTTAGCACAAACAGAAAAACTGGAACCCGCACTCCACAACCTGTGATACACGACGCGGTCCCGAATGTTTTAACTTTCCGAGGGTTAATACGCTAATCGAACGAATCCGAGCCGGGAATGTTGCCTGCCCTCAAAACTGCTATTTTTTCAGGGCGACCCAGTGGCCGGTGGAGTGCTCAACCAGGTCCGGGACAACTGCCGCGGAGTCGAATTGTGAGTCATCCGACCAGGCGCAGCCATCCGGGGCCCCGCCCCGGCCCCCGCCCCCGCCCAAGCCCCCATCCAGACCGGCGCAGGCGAGCAGTGTGCGGGTGTAGGGGTGCAGCGGACAGCCGAACAGTTCGGCCGTGTCGGCCAGCTCCACCACCCGTCCGCGGCGCATCACCGCCACCCGGTCGCTTATCGCCCGCACCACGCCCAGGTCGTGCGAGATGAACAGCAGAGTCAGACCCAGCGAGCGCTTGAGCTGCAACAGAAGAGTCAGTATCTGGCCCTGGATCGAAAGGTCGAGGGCCGAGACCGGCTCATCGGCCACCACGAAATCGGGCCCCGCGGCGATGGCCCGGGCGATGGCCACCCGCTGGCGCTGGCCGCCGCTGAACTCGTGGGGGAAACGCCCGGCGTGCGCCGCGTCCAGGCCGACACAGCGCAGGAGCTCCTCCACCCGCGCGCGCAGCGGGCCGCCATCGAGGCCGGCATGCAGGCGCAGCGGCTCGGCCAGGGTCCGGAAGACCGTGAAACGCGGGTTTAGCGAGCCCAGGGGGTCCTGGAACACCATCTGCATCCGCTTTCTAAGGCGGCGCAGCGGTCCCGCTCCCAGCGCGCTCAGCTCGACCCCGTCGAAACTGACGCTGCCCGAGTCCGGCCGCTCCAGGGCCAGCAGCAGACGGCCGGTGGTGCTCTTGCCGCAGCCGCTCTCGCCCACCAGGGCCAATGTTTCGCCCGGGGCCAGGCTCAGGTCCACCCGGTCCACCGCCCGGGCGCAGTTGCGGCCGTAGCCCTTGACCAGGGCCCGGCATTCGACCAGGGGTTTGTCGTCTTTCATCCCGCCCCGCTTTCTGTCGCCCCGGCGCGATGGCAGCGCACCAGGCGTCCTGGCCGGTTGTCGAGCGGACGGAGCGCCTGGGGCAGCTCGCAGCCCGATACGGCCAGAGCGCAACGGTCGCGGAAACGGCAGCCCGCGGGCCAGGCGCCCGGAGCGGGCAGCTGACCGCCGATGCTGCGCAGAGTGCCATCCGGCTGGGGGATACAGTCCAGCAACGCGCGGGTGTAAGGGTGCGCGGCAGCGGAGAACAGCTCCGCGGCCGGGGCGCATTCCACGATCTGCCCGGAGTACATCACCGCCACGCGGCGGGCCAGGCTGCGCACCAGGTGCAGGTTGTGGCTGATCAGGAGCAGGGCCAGCGAGCGTGTGGTGCACAGGCCGGCCAGAAGCTCGATTATCTGACGCTCCACGGTGACATCCAGCGCCGTGGTGGGCTCATCCGCGATCAGCAGGGCGGCCCCGGTCACGAGGGCCATGGCGATCACGGCGCGCTGTTTCTGCCCGCCGCTGAGCTGGTGCGGGTAGCTGCCGAAGACGCGGCGGCTGTCGGGGATCCCCGCCGCGGCCAGAGCCCCGAGGGCCTGAGCTACGGCCTCGGACCGTCCGGCCCGGTGATGGGCGCGGTATGTCTCCACGATCTGCTCCCCGACCTTGAAAAGCGGGTCGAGCGCGGCCGAGGGGTCCTGGAACACCATGGCGATCCGCCCGCCGCGCACCCGGCGCAGCCCGGCCGGGCTCAGCCGGTTCAACTCGACCCCCTCCAGCGCCATGCGTTCGGCCTCCGAGCGGCCCACATCCTCTGGCACGGCCCGCAGCAGGGACAGGGCGGTCAGGGTCTTGCCGCAGCCGCTTTCGCCCACCAGAGCCAGGCATTCCCCGGCCCCGAGCGTGAAATCCACGCCCTCGACCGCCCGGACACCCGAGGCCAGGGTCACTGTCAGGCCCCGTACATCCAGCAGCGGCCCGACTGTTTCAACTGCGCTGTCTTCCATCCTGCCTCCCTGCGATCCGGGCGGACTTCACATCTCCCCGCGATGGGCCTGCACCCCGGCGGAGCCTTTGTCCCGGCGGCCGGCTCTTGCCACTTGAGGAATAAACAGTTATTTTAATCCAATCCCGGAAGGGGCACAAGAAACACGGCCCGGCCACGGGCCTTAATTTATATGTATATACCTGGCGACAAACCCGAAGGAGAACTGGGATGGGCAAAGGCGACAAAAGGACCAAGCGCGGCAAGATCTACCGCGGCACATTCGGTAAGAGCCGGCCGCACAAGATCGAGCGACAGGACAAGGAAGCCGGTAAGAAATAAGGTTGTCCTGACAAGTGCCATTGAAACAAACGGCGTCAGACTCAGTTCAGTCTGGCGCCGTTTGTTTTGGGTCTTTTATCTTTCAGATTCAGACTGTCTCTTTGAGGGCCTTGCCGGAGGTGAACTTGACAACCTTGCGCTGCGGGATGCGGATGGTCTTGCCAGTCTGCGGGTTGCGGCCCTCGCGCGCTTTCCGGGTGACCACGGAGAAAGTCCCGAAGCCCACCTGGGTGTACTTGCCACCCTTCTTCAGGCTTTTGGTGATGTTGTCGAACACGCTGTCGATAGCCTCTCCGGCGGCTTTTTTGGAAATGCCAACACCTGCGGCCACGGCATCGATCAGTTCGGCCTTAGTCATGGAGAAATCCTCCAGAAAAAAGTTGTGAGTGGCGGGGGACACGAACGTTTATACGGCCGGAAATCCTCTTCTTTCCCCAGATCTTTTAACGGTGCGCCTTTGCTAAGTGTATAACGGTTTAAAGCCGCTTGTCAAGCCTGAAGTAGCCGTTTTCAAGGTTATTGAAGAAAAATTTCACCTTTAAGAGAAAAAATCATCCAAAAACCTACCGCGGGCCTTAAATTCGCCGGGAATCCTGATCCGCCGAGAACCCGGATGTTTATTATATATCTGACGCCATCCCTCCAGTCAAGCCCGCCGGATGTGGAGATCGTTATTTTTCATACCTGAGCCCCACAATTGAGCAGAAAAAGGGCGGGACTTAGCTCAAGTCCCGCCCTTGCTGTGCCTCCGGTGCGCCCGACCGCTCAGTTGCCGAACTGCCCGCTCAGGTCGCGCCCCACGTTGAGGCTGAGCCGGCTCAGCTCGATGTGGTAGTCGTAGATCGAGTTGATGTAGTTGACCTCGGCCTGGGAGTAGTCGACCTGGGCCTGGCGCAGGTCCAGCAGGCTGGAGGCGCCCAGACGGTAGCGCTCCTGTTGCAGCTCCAGCGACTGGGAGGCCAGGCTCTCGCTCTCGCCCAGGGTGACATGGCGCTGGTAGAGGCGGTCCAGCTCAAGGAGCCCGGCTCGCACCTCGCGCTCGATGTCCAGCCGTTTCTGGG
This genomic stretch from bacterium harbors:
- a CDS encoding energy transducer TonB; this translates as MAENSTPKSGSVKVVESANFRFKQRYGKFFAISVFLSLFGHITFIIATPSFSGEVAMREESAMEALELPPEVVIPPPPKALAKPSVPIAAQEEVNEDITIDETTPPPPDLIPEVPVQEEKVEVEEFLMVAEVMPKLKSMPPRPEMPSYIARARVNVTTKIEFFVTKTGDVDPQRTKIAVSSGYPELDQIAVEWAKQMKFHPALNRGEPVAVRMAMPIVWKSK
- a CDS encoding biopolymer transporter ExbD; this encodes MLLRKKDKGMPECPTSSLADIAFLLLIFFLVTTTFNEEKGLEMLLPESKAEEVQISQKNMLHIMVQPDGRVVLKKGKNPEEPPIPVDGLAERMRQEISLNPKVIAAVKTSPDATYNMMVQVLDELQEAEATRISLQMLGE
- a CDS encoding HU family DNA-binding protein — protein: MTKAELIDAVAAGVGISKKAAGEAIDSVFDNITKSLKKGGKYTQVGFGTFSVVTRKAREGRNPQTGKTIRIPQRKVVKFTSGKALKETV
- a CDS encoding biopolymer transporter ExbD, producing the protein MDVRSKKMGGFKRKSGVGATVPTGSLADIAFLLLIFFLVTTVFRKETPLKIAWPEATALKKTEFKSKNILHVWVNKDDPSTPGINEEGLVYVDDVAYNLADPARQSALVEKLKLESANRKGKILIAFRADRDLNYRKINVALEMLKQANTVQVMFATNLEKETLDLRR
- a CDS encoding MotA/TolQ/ExbB proton channel family protein → MINWLLYNNLSQWFFSTPFGDFCVKGGIFMIPLAICSIWGLAIVIVKYTTLTMASVKTRRLLKQVNAFMAEKNIQGAVELCENTEGPVAAIMLAGLRKVKEGSERVLKAIENTGTIELAFLERGLISMATIISVAPMFGFLGTVSGMINAFAVIEKMGEVSPQAVAGGIKEALITTAAGLTIALPVQMFHNYFVTKIDRLILDMEESSQNIVEAVIELENKAK
- a CDS encoding ATP-binding cassette domain-containing protein, producing MKDDKPLVECRALVKGYGRNCARAVDRVDLSLAPGETLALVGESGCGKSTTGRLLLALERPDSGSVSFDGVELSALGAGPLRRLRKRMQMVFQDPLGSLNPRFTVFRTLAEPLRLHAGLDGGPLRARVEELLRCVGLDAAHAGRFPHEFSGGQRQRVAIARAIAAGPDFVVADEPVSALDLSIQGQILTLLLQLKRSLGLTLLFISHDLGVVRAISDRVAVMRRGRVVELADTAELFGCPLHPYTRTLLACAGLDGGLGGGGGRGGAPDGCAWSDDSQFDSAAVVPDLVEHSTGHWVALKK
- a CDS encoding ABC transporter ATP-binding protein is translated as MEDSAVETVGPLLDVRGLTVTLASGVRAVEGVDFTLGAGECLALVGESGCGKTLTALSLLRAVPEDVGRSEAERMALEGVELNRLSPAGLRRVRGGRIAMVFQDPSAALDPLFKVGEQIVETYRAHHRAGRSEAVAQALGALAAAGIPDSRRVFGSYPHQLSGGQKQRAVIAMALVTGAALLIADEPTTALDVTVERQIIELLAGLCTTRSLALLLISHNLHLVRSLARRVAVMYSGQIVECAPAAELFSAAAHPYTRALLDCIPQPDGTLRSIGGQLPAPGAWPAGCRFRDRCALAVSGCELPQALRPLDNRPGRLVRCHRAGATESGAG
- a CDS encoding 30S ribosomal protein THX — encoded protein: MGKGDKRTKRGKIYRGTFGKSRPHKIERQDKEAGKK